A genomic region of Raphanus sativus cultivar WK10039 chromosome 6, ASM80110v3, whole genome shotgun sequence contains the following coding sequences:
- the LOC108811858 gene encoding ABC transporter G family member 33, producing the protein MSGEDLRVELSEIGRIMGTSFRRSSSSRNEAEDEAEHALQWAEIQRLPTFERLRSSLVDKEGEPEEKGKRVADVTKLGAMERHLMIEKLIKHIENDNLKLLKKIRNRIDRVGVELPSIEVRYEHVSVEAECEVVEGKALPTLWNSLKHVFIELVKLSGVRTQEAKISILNDVSGIINPGRLTLLLGPPGCGKTTLLKALSGNLDKNLKVSGEISYNGQGLNKFVPQKTSAYISQHDLHIAEMTVRETIDFSARCQGVASRTDVMREVIKREKDGGIVPDPEVDAYMKAISVRGLKRSLQTDYILKILGLDICAETLFGNAMRRGISGGQKKRLTTAEMIVGPTKALFMDEITNGLDSSTALQIVKSLQQLAHITDATVLVSLLQPAPESYDLFDDIVLMDKGKIVYHGPRDEVLSFFEECGFRCPERKGVADFLQEVISRKDQGQYWLHQDLPYSFVSVETFSKKFKDLQIGRKLEEALSKPYDRSKPHNDSLSFNAYSLPNWELFRACLSRELLLMKRNYFVYLFDTFLLLLSAILTMTVFIRTRMGVDIIHGNSYMSCLFFATVVLLVNGAPELNMTVERLAVFYKQKQLCFYPAWAYAIPATVLKVPLSFFQSLVWTCLTYYVIGYTPEASRFFRQFIMLFAVHFTTISMFRCIAGIFQTGVASMAAGGFAVLITFVFAGFAIPYTDMPGWLKWGFWVNPISYAEIGLSVNEFLAPRWQQMLPTNVTLGRTILESRGLNYDDYMYWVCLSALFGLALIYNTIFTLALTFLKSPTSSRAMISKEKLLELQGTKDSSVKQNKSIETNGDSGKMVLPFKPLTITFQDLNYYVDVPVEMRGQGYTEKKLQLLSNITGAFRPGVLTALMGISGAGKTTLLDVLAGRKTSGYIEGDIKISGYPKVQETFARVSGYCEQTDIHSPNITVEESLIYSAWLRLVPEIDPETKIRFVKQVLETIELEEIKDALVGVEGESGLSTEQRKRLTVAVELVANPSIIFMDEPTTGLDARAAAIVMRAVKNVAETGRTIVCTIHQPSIDIFEAFDELVLLKTGGRMIYTGPLGKHSSHVIQYFESIPGVTRIKDNYNPATWMLEVTSQSTETELNIDFAKIYNESDLFKSNSELVKELSKPDPGSSGLHFDRTFAQSWWEQFKSCLWKMSLSYWRSPSYNLMRIGHTLFSSLIFGLLFWKQGHKIDTQQNLFTVLGAIYGLVLFLGVNNCATALQYFETERNVMYRERFAGMYSAFAYALAQVVTEIPYIFIQSAEFVIIIYPMIGFYASYSKVLWCLYSMFCNLLCFNYVALFLISVTPNFMVAAILQSLFFVAFNLFAGFLIPKPQIPKWWVWLYYLTPTSWTLNVFFSSQYGDIHEEIIAFGESTTVAKFLEEYFGFHHDRLVITAIVLIAFPLALASMFAFFVAKLNFQKR; encoded by the exons ATGAGTGGAGAAGACTTGAGAGTGGAGCTTTCAGAGATTGGAAGAATTATGGGAACTAGTTTCAGGAGAAGCTCTTCATCAAGAAATGAAGCTGAGGATGAGGCAGAGCATGCTCTGCAATGGGCTGAGATCCAGAGATTGCCAACTTTTGAGCGGCTGAGATCATCTCTTGTAGATAAAGAAGGTGAGCCTGAGGAGAAAGGGAAAAGGGTGGCTGATGTCACCAAGCTAGGAGCCATGGAACGTCATCTGATGATTGAGAAGCTGATCAAACACATCGAGAATGATAATCTCAAGCTGCTCAAGAAGATCAGAAATAGAATAGACAG GGTTGGTGTGGAGCTTCCGAGCATAGAGGTGAGGTATGAGCATGTAAGTGTTGAAGCTGAGTGTGAGGTAGTTGAAGGGAAGGCGCTCCCAACTTTATGGAACTCCTTGAAGCACGTTTTCATA gAACTGGTGAAGCTGAGTGGTGTAAGAACACAAGAAGCCAAGATAAGCATACTAAATGATGTTAGCGGCATCATTAACCCGGGGAG GCTAACACTGCTGCTTGGTCCTCCTGGATGTGGGAAAACAACACTGCTTAAGGCTTTGTCTGGAAATTTAGACAAGAATCTAAAGGTTTCTGGTGAAATCTCCTACAATGGACAAGGACTGAACAAGTTTGTTCCTCAGAAAACCTCTGCGTACATAAGTCAACATGATTTGCACATTGCAGAGATGACAGTGAGGGAGACAATAGACTTCTCAGCTCGTTGCCAAGGTGTCGCTAGCCGAACAG ATGTTATGAGGGAAGTCATTAAAAGAGAAAAGGATGGTGGAATCGTTCCTGATCCAGAAGTAGATGCTTACATGAAG gCAATATCGGTTAGAGGACTTAAAAGAAGTCTGCAAacagattatattttaaag ATCCTAGGGCTTGACATTTGTGCAGAGACATTGTTTGGCAATGCAATGAGAAGAGGCATATCCGGAGGACAAAAGAAACGTCTTACAACAG CTGAGATGATCGTTGGTCCAACAAAAGCTCTATTCATGGATGAAATAACGAATGGTTTAGACAGTTCAACCGCGCTTCAGATAGTCAAGTCTCTTCAGCAGCTAGCTCACATTACCGATGCAACCGTCCTTGTTTCCCTTCTTCAACCAGCTCCAGAATCATATGACCTCTTTGACGATATTGTACTGATGGATAAAGGAAAAATAGTGTACCACGGTCCACGAGACGAGGTCTTGAGCTTTTTTGAGGAATGTGGATTTAGATGCCCAGAAAGGAAAGGTGTTGCAGACTTTCTACAAGAG GTTATATCTAGAAAGGACCAAGGACAATACTGGCTGCACCAGGACTTGCCTTATAGCTTTGTCTCTGTAGAAACATTTTCAAAGAAATTCAAGGACCTGCAGATTGGGAGAAAGCTTGAGGAAGCTCTCTCTAAGCCATATGATAGATCAAAACCCCACAATGATTCTCTTTCTTTCAATGCATACTCTCTTCCAAACTGGGAGCTGTTCAGAGCATGCCTCTCAAGAGAGCTTCTTCTCATGAAGAGAAACTACTTCGTCTACCTCTTTGACACGTTTCTG CTTCTTCTGTCTGCAATCCTCACCATGACTGTATTTATTCGAACACGGATGGGCGTAGACATCATTCATGGAAACTCCTACATGAGTTGCCTCTTTTTCGCAACCGTTGTACTCCTGGTGAATGGGGCTCCAGAGCTGAATATGACTGTTGAACGCCTTGCCGTGTTTTACAAGCAAAAGCAGCTGTGTTTCTATCCAGCTTGGGCTTATGCTATCCCAGCAACGGTGTTGAAGGtccctctctctttctttcagtCTCTAGTTTGGACTTGCCTCACTTACTACGTCATTGGATACACTCCTGAAGCCTCCAG gttcttCCGGCAGTTCATTATGCTATTTGCTGTTCACTTCACAACGATATCTATGTTCCGGTGTATAGCTGGAATCTTTCAGACAGGAGTTGCTTCAATGGCAGCTGGAGGTTTTGCTGTACTAATCACCTTTGTATTCGCTGGTTTTGCCATCCCATATA CTGATATGCCAGGGTGGTTGAAGTGGGGTTTCTGGGTGAATCCTATAAGCTATGCCGAGATTGGACTCTCTGTAAATGAGTTTCTTGCTCCAAGATGGCAGCAG ATGTTACCTACAAATGTTACATTGGGGAGAACCATACTTGAAAGCAGAGGACTGAACTATGATGATTACATGTATTGGGTCTGCTTATCTGCATTGTTTGGTCTCGCCCTTATCTATAACACAATTTTCACTCTTGCTTTGACTTTCTTGAAAT CTCCAACGTCATCTCGTGCCATGATTTCCAAAGAGAAGCTACTTGAGCTGCAAGGAACAAAAGATTCATCAGTCAAGCAGAACAAGTCAATAGAGACAAACGGGGATTCAG GGAAGATGGTCTTACCTTTTAAGCCCCTTACCATAACATTTCAAGACTTGAACTACTACGTCGATGTTCCTGTG GAGATGAGAGGCCAAGGGTACACAGAGAAGAAACTACAGCTTCTCTCCAACATCACCGGAGCTTTCAGGCCCGGAGTTCTAACGGCGTTGATGGGAATTAGTGGAGCTGGGAAAACCACTCTACTAGACGTCCTAGCCGGAAGAAAAACAAGTGGATACATCGAAGGAGACATCAAGATAAGTGGATACCCTAAGGTCCAAGAAACGTTCGCAAGAGTCTCAGGCTACTGCGAACAAACAGATATACACTCACCGAACATCACCGTCGAAGAGTCTCTCATTTACTCAGCTTGGCTCCGGCTAGTTCCAGAAATAGATCCTGAAACCAAAATA AGATTCGTGAAGCAAGTTCTGGAGACGATCGAGCTGGAAGAGATCAAGGACGCGTTGGTAGGAGTTGAAGGAGAGAGCGGGCTGTCTACGGAGCAGAGGAAGCGTTTGACGGTGGCGGTTGAATTGGTGGCGAATCCATCAATCATATTCATGGACGAACCAACGACGGGGCTAGACGCAAGAGCAGCCGCCATTGTGATGAGAGCTGTGAAGAACGTTGCTGAGACTGGACGAACCATTGTTTGCACTATTCATCAGCCTAGCATTGATATCTTCGAAGCTTTCGACGAG TTGGTACTTTTGAAGACAGGAGGTCGCATGATTTACACTGGACCACTTGGAAAACATTCTTCTCATGTCATTCAGTATTTTGAG AGTATACCTGGAGTTACTAGGATTAAAGACAACTACAATCCAGCAACATGGATGCTAGAGGTTACTTCACAGTCTACAGAGACTGAACTCAACATTGATTTCGCTAAAATCTACAACGAATCAGATCTTTTCAA AAGCAACTCCGAACTTGTTAAAGAGCTAAGCAAACCGGATCCCGGGTCAAGCGGCTTGCATTTCGACAGAACTTTTGCACAGAGCTGGTGGGAACAGTTCAAATCTTGTCTATGGAAGATGAGCTTGTCTTACTGGAGAAGCCCTTCTTACAACTTGATGCGTATCGGTCACACTTTATTCTCCTCTTTAATATTTGGTCTACTCTTTTGGAAGCAAGGCCACAAGAT aGACACTCAACAAAACTTGTTTACAGTTCTTGGAGCAATCTACGGTCTTGTCCTCTTCTTGGGAGTAAACAACTGCGCTACAGCTTTGCAGTACTTTGAAACAGAACGTAATGTCATGTACCGCGAAAGATTCGCAGGAATGTACTCTGCGTTTGCCTATGCATTAGCTCAGGTTGTGACCGAGATACCTTACATTTTCATCCAAAGCGCTGAGTTTGTGATCATAATATATCCGATGATCGGTTTCTACGCTTCTTACTCTAAAGTCCTTTGGTGTCTCTACTCAATGTTCTGCAACTTGCTCTGCTTCAACTACGTAGCGTTGTTCCTAATCTCCGTGACTCCAAACTTCATGGTCGCAGCTATTCTCCAGTCTCTTTTCTTCGTTGCTTTCAACCTTTTTGCTGGTTTCTTGATTCCAAAACCG CAAATACCAAAGTGGTGGGTCTGGCTATACTATCTAACCCCGACCTCTTGGACTCTCAACGTGTTCTTCTCGTCTCAGTACGGTGATATTCATGAAGAGATCATTGCCTTTGGAGAATCCACAACTGTTGCGAAATTCTTGGAGGAATATTTTGGGTTTCATCATGACCGTTTGGTGATTACAGCCATTGTTCTTATTGCGTTTCCACTTGCATTGGCTTCTATGTTTGCCTTTTTTGTTGCCAAACTCAACTTTCAAAAAAGATAA
- the LOC108811859 gene encoding uncharacterized protein LOC108811859 isoform X1, which produces MAEKHLIVVHNYLKDRDAYGFALRPQHVQRYHEYLSIYTEEETERGEKWKNFLDRLDHSPEPCSSEEEFQDTFPADDDGSESGEESAASGEGSRKEKHESELGDDEEVQQSEKCTSETADEVLKESELDKEAEVLEKDSKPVEDNNNNKEQLESKEESGSEEGSRNGKHESEFGSKEVQDPETVDEVSKESEPDKEAEYLRVKSLEKDSKPVEDDDNEQSESEKDKEKEHSEESGSDDEKQTQSVKQTVDHVDLQQGNETEKPVAEADKCHEKEQQHKKSRSVIEWADIRPCLGSIEDMMCTRVKNIMSMKNSRRSDHASSINKSLSSIGESEQDHDSETSVGRSDSIKEENDAQSSVTPKPFFPWYEELEVLVRLGVPKDLRGEVWQAFVGVKARRVDNYYHDLLDHITNFDESKEHDVQRKWKKQIEKDIPRTFPGHPALNENGRDSLRRILLAYACHNPSVGYCQAMNFFAGLLLLLMPEENAFWTLVGVIDEYFDGYYTEEMIESQVDQLVFEELMRERFPKLVNHLDYLGVQVAWISGPWFLSIFVNILPWECVLRMWDVLLFEGNRVVLFRTAFALMELYGPAIIATQDAGDAITSLQALASSTFDSSQLVLTACMGYLSTNEARLEELRVIHRPAVLEIVEERMQKGRVWKDKKGLASKLYSFKHEGSILLDEQNSTQKEDGENLEDGSNVDLELDSLPDLQEQAVWLKVELCRLLEEKRSAVLRAEELEIALMEMVKEDNRLELSARVEELEKEVRDLKQALSDKKEQETAMLQVLMKVEQDQKLTEDARVSAEQDAAAQKYAVHVLQEKNEKLAAQLAQMEKRVVTAETTLEATLQYESGQNKALSSPRFAPQETLKKKTGFLSFGLGWRERNKAKQPEETNDDSTSNATSEPKSPEESKSEDLLNPETKR; this is translated from the exons ATGGCGGAGAAACACTTGATTGTTGTCCACAACTATCTCAAAGACAG GGACGCCTATGGATTTGCCCTGAGACCTCAACACGTTCAAAGATATCACGAATACCTTAGCATCTATACG GAGGAAGAGACAGAGAGGGGAGAGAAATGGAAAAACTTTCTTGACCGGCTTGACCATTCCCCTGAACCTTGTTCCTCAGAAGAAGAGTTCCAGGATACATTCCCTGCTGATGATGATGGTTCGGAATCTGGAGAGGAGAGTGCTGCTTCAGGGGAGGGTTCAAGAAAGGAGAAACATGAATCTGAACttggtgatgatgaagaagtGCAGCAGTCTGAGAAATGTACCTCAGAAACAGCTGATGAGGTTTTAAAAGAGAGTGAATTAGACAAGGAGGCAGAGGTTCTTGAAAAAGACAGCAAACCTGTGGaggataataataataataaggaGCAACTTGAATCTAAAGAGGAGAGTGGTTCAGAGGAGGGTTCAAGAAACGGGAAGCATGAATCTGAATTTGGTAGTAAAGAAGTGCAGGATCCTGAAACAGTTGATGAGGTTTCAAAAGAGAGTGAACCAGACAAGGAGGCAGAGTATTTGAGAGTGAAGAGTCTTGAGAAAGACAGCAAACCTGTGGAGGATGATGATAACGAGCAATCTGAATCTGAAAAGGACAAGGAGAAGGAGCATTCAGAGGAAAGTGGATCTGATGACGAGAAACAAACTCAATCAGTAAAACAAACCGTAGATCATGTAGACCTTCAACAAGGAAATGAAACAGAAAAGCCTGTGGCAGAAGCAGATAAATGTCATGAAAAAGAACAACAACACAAGAAGTCCCGTTCAGTCATAGAATGGGCTGACATTAGACCTTGTCTTGGCTCCATAGAGGATATGATGTGCACTCGTGTGAAGAACATAATGTCTATGAAAAACAGTCGAAGAAGCGACCATGCTTCATCGATAAACAAATCACTGTCTTCCATTGGAGAATCTGAACAAGACCATGACAGTGAGACTTCCGTTGGTAGATCGGATtcaataaaagaagaaaatgatgcTCAAAGTAGTGTTACTCCAAAGCCATTCTTCCCTTGGTATGAGGAACTTGAGGTACTTGTTCGTTTAGGAGTACCAAAGGATCTCAGAGGAGAG GTCTGGCAAGCCTTTGTAGGTGTGAAGGCAAGACGAGTGGATAATTACTATCATGATTTGTTGGACCACATAACTAACTTTGATGAAAGCAAggaacatgatgttcaaagaaaGTGGAAGAAACAAATTGAAAAG gATATACCTAGGACGTTCCCTGGCCACCCTGCTTTGAATGAGAATGGTCGAGATTCCTTAAGGAGGATACTTCTTGCTTATGCTTGTCACAACCCATCTGTTGGTTACTGCCAG GCTATGAACTTCTTTGCTGGCCTGTTGCTTCTGTTGATGCCAGAGGAAAATGCATTTTG GACTTTGGTTGGAGTCATTGATGAGTATTTTGATGGCTACTATACAGAGGAGATGATAGAATCCCAG GTTGATCAACTAGTGTTTGAAGAGTTGATGAGAGAAAGATTCCCAAAACTCG TTAATCATCTGGATTACTTGGGAGTGCAGGTAGCATGGATCTCTGGGCCATGGTTTCTATCTATTTTTGTGAATATACTTCCTTGGGAATGTG TTCTGAGGATGTGGGATGTGCTTCTCTTTGAAGGAAACCGTGTAGTCTTGTTCAGAACAGCATTTGCATTAATGGAACTATATG GTCCTGCGATTATTGCCACACAAGATGCAGGAGATGCGATCACTTCACTACAAGCACTTGCTAGTTCAACGTTTGATAGCAGCCAACTTGTTCTGACCGCATGCATGGGTTATTTATCGACGAATGAGGCTAGACTGGAGGAGCTTAGAGTAATACATAGACCGGCGGTGCTGGAGATAGTTGAGGAAAGAATGCAGAAAGGTCGTGTCTGGAAAGACAAAAAAGGATTGGCTTCTAAGTTATATAGCTTTAAACATGAAGGCTCTATCTTATTAGATGAACAAAACTCTACTCAAAAGGAAGATGGTGAGAATCTAGAAGATGGCTCAAATGTTGATTTGGAATTAGACTCTTTGCCAGATCTTCAAGAGCag GCGGTATGGTTGAAGGTTGAACTATGCAGACTGTTGGAGGAGAAAAGATCAGCTGTCTTAAG AGCTGAGGAGTTAGAGATTGCTTTGATGGAGATGGTCAAAGAAGATAACAGACTTGAACTAAGTGCAAGG GTTGAAGAACTGGAGAAGGAAGTGAGAGATCTAAAGCAAGCCCTTTCTGacaaaaaagaacaagaaacagCCATGCTTCAG GTCCTGATGAAAGTTGAGCAAGACCAGAAGCTCACAGAAGATGCTAGGGTAAGTGCAGAGCAGGATGCAGCTGCACAAAAATATGCAGTACACGTCCTTCAG GAAAAGAATGAGAAGCTTGCGGCTCAACTCGCTCAAATGGAGAAGAGAGTAGTTACAGCAGAAACAACTCTAGAAGCTACTTTGCAATATGAGTCAGGTCAAAACAAAGCACTATCATCTCCAAG GTTTGCTCCACAGGAGACACTGAAAAAGAAGACAGGCTTCCTATCATTTGGGCTTGGCTGGCGAGAAAGGAACAAG GCAAAACAACCTGAAGAAACAAATGATGATAGCACTAGTAATGCAACATCTGAACCTAAATCTCCTGAAGAAAGCAAATCGGAAGATCTTTTGAATCCGGAGACAAAACGCTAG
- the LOC108811859 gene encoding uncharacterized protein LOC108811859 isoform X2 codes for MLLSLVSKRSLEVDSRDAYGFALRPQHVQRYHEYLSIYTEEETERGEKWKNFLDRLDHSPEPCSSEEEFQDTFPADDDGSESGEESAASGEGSRKEKHESELGDDEEVQQSEKCTSETADEVLKESELDKEAEVLEKDSKPVEDNNNNKEQLESKEESGSEEGSRNGKHESEFGSKEVQDPETVDEVSKESEPDKEAEYLRVKSLEKDSKPVEDDDNEQSESEKDKEKEHSEESGSDDEKQTQSVKQTVDHVDLQQGNETEKPVAEADKCHEKEQQHKKSRSVIEWADIRPCLGSIEDMMCTRVKNIMSMKNSRRSDHASSINKSLSSIGESEQDHDSETSVGRSDSIKEENDAQSSVTPKPFFPWYEELEVLVRLGVPKDLRGEVWQAFVGVKARRVDNYYHDLLDHITNFDESKEHDVQRKWKKQIEKDIPRTFPGHPALNENGRDSLRRILLAYACHNPSVGYCQAMNFFAGLLLLLMPEENAFWTLVGVIDEYFDGYYTEEMIESQVDQLVFEELMRERFPKLVNHLDYLGVQVAWISGPWFLSIFVNILPWECVLRMWDVLLFEGNRVVLFRTAFALMELYGPAIIATQDAGDAITSLQALASSTFDSSQLVLTACMGYLSTNEARLEELRVIHRPAVLEIVEERMQKGRVWKDKKGLASKLYSFKHEGSILLDEQNSTQKEDGENLEDGSNVDLELDSLPDLQEQAVWLKVELCRLLEEKRSAVLRAEELEIALMEMVKEDNRLELSARVEELEKEVRDLKQALSDKKEQETAMLQVLMKVEQDQKLTEDARVSAEQDAAAQKYAVHVLQEKNEKLAAQLAQMEKRVVTAETTLEATLQYESGQNKALSSPRFAPQETLKKKTGFLSFGLGWRERNKAKQPEETNDDSTSNATSEPKSPEESKSEDLLNPETKR; via the exons ATGTTGTTATCTTTGGTGAGCAAGCGCTCACTGGAGGTAGATTCCAG GGACGCCTATGGATTTGCCCTGAGACCTCAACACGTTCAAAGATATCACGAATACCTTAGCATCTATACG GAGGAAGAGACAGAGAGGGGAGAGAAATGGAAAAACTTTCTTGACCGGCTTGACCATTCCCCTGAACCTTGTTCCTCAGAAGAAGAGTTCCAGGATACATTCCCTGCTGATGATGATGGTTCGGAATCTGGAGAGGAGAGTGCTGCTTCAGGGGAGGGTTCAAGAAAGGAGAAACATGAATCTGAACttggtgatgatgaagaagtGCAGCAGTCTGAGAAATGTACCTCAGAAACAGCTGATGAGGTTTTAAAAGAGAGTGAATTAGACAAGGAGGCAGAGGTTCTTGAAAAAGACAGCAAACCTGTGGaggataataataataataaggaGCAACTTGAATCTAAAGAGGAGAGTGGTTCAGAGGAGGGTTCAAGAAACGGGAAGCATGAATCTGAATTTGGTAGTAAAGAAGTGCAGGATCCTGAAACAGTTGATGAGGTTTCAAAAGAGAGTGAACCAGACAAGGAGGCAGAGTATTTGAGAGTGAAGAGTCTTGAGAAAGACAGCAAACCTGTGGAGGATGATGATAACGAGCAATCTGAATCTGAAAAGGACAAGGAGAAGGAGCATTCAGAGGAAAGTGGATCTGATGACGAGAAACAAACTCAATCAGTAAAACAAACCGTAGATCATGTAGACCTTCAACAAGGAAATGAAACAGAAAAGCCTGTGGCAGAAGCAGATAAATGTCATGAAAAAGAACAACAACACAAGAAGTCCCGTTCAGTCATAGAATGGGCTGACATTAGACCTTGTCTTGGCTCCATAGAGGATATGATGTGCACTCGTGTGAAGAACATAATGTCTATGAAAAACAGTCGAAGAAGCGACCATGCTTCATCGATAAACAAATCACTGTCTTCCATTGGAGAATCTGAACAAGACCATGACAGTGAGACTTCCGTTGGTAGATCGGATtcaataaaagaagaaaatgatgcTCAAAGTAGTGTTACTCCAAAGCCATTCTTCCCTTGGTATGAGGAACTTGAGGTACTTGTTCGTTTAGGAGTACCAAAGGATCTCAGAGGAGAG GTCTGGCAAGCCTTTGTAGGTGTGAAGGCAAGACGAGTGGATAATTACTATCATGATTTGTTGGACCACATAACTAACTTTGATGAAAGCAAggaacatgatgttcaaagaaaGTGGAAGAAACAAATTGAAAAG gATATACCTAGGACGTTCCCTGGCCACCCTGCTTTGAATGAGAATGGTCGAGATTCCTTAAGGAGGATACTTCTTGCTTATGCTTGTCACAACCCATCTGTTGGTTACTGCCAG GCTATGAACTTCTTTGCTGGCCTGTTGCTTCTGTTGATGCCAGAGGAAAATGCATTTTG GACTTTGGTTGGAGTCATTGATGAGTATTTTGATGGCTACTATACAGAGGAGATGATAGAATCCCAG GTTGATCAACTAGTGTTTGAAGAGTTGATGAGAGAAAGATTCCCAAAACTCG TTAATCATCTGGATTACTTGGGAGTGCAGGTAGCATGGATCTCTGGGCCATGGTTTCTATCTATTTTTGTGAATATACTTCCTTGGGAATGTG TTCTGAGGATGTGGGATGTGCTTCTCTTTGAAGGAAACCGTGTAGTCTTGTTCAGAACAGCATTTGCATTAATGGAACTATATG GTCCTGCGATTATTGCCACACAAGATGCAGGAGATGCGATCACTTCACTACAAGCACTTGCTAGTTCAACGTTTGATAGCAGCCAACTTGTTCTGACCGCATGCATGGGTTATTTATCGACGAATGAGGCTAGACTGGAGGAGCTTAGAGTAATACATAGACCGGCGGTGCTGGAGATAGTTGAGGAAAGAATGCAGAAAGGTCGTGTCTGGAAAGACAAAAAAGGATTGGCTTCTAAGTTATATAGCTTTAAACATGAAGGCTCTATCTTATTAGATGAACAAAACTCTACTCAAAAGGAAGATGGTGAGAATCTAGAAGATGGCTCAAATGTTGATTTGGAATTAGACTCTTTGCCAGATCTTCAAGAGCag GCGGTATGGTTGAAGGTTGAACTATGCAGACTGTTGGAGGAGAAAAGATCAGCTGTCTTAAG AGCTGAGGAGTTAGAGATTGCTTTGATGGAGATGGTCAAAGAAGATAACAGACTTGAACTAAGTGCAAGG GTTGAAGAACTGGAGAAGGAAGTGAGAGATCTAAAGCAAGCCCTTTCTGacaaaaaagaacaagaaacagCCATGCTTCAG GTCCTGATGAAAGTTGAGCAAGACCAGAAGCTCACAGAAGATGCTAGGGTAAGTGCAGAGCAGGATGCAGCTGCACAAAAATATGCAGTACACGTCCTTCAG GAAAAGAATGAGAAGCTTGCGGCTCAACTCGCTCAAATGGAGAAGAGAGTAGTTACAGCAGAAACAACTCTAGAAGCTACTTTGCAATATGAGTCAGGTCAAAACAAAGCACTATCATCTCCAAG GTTTGCTCCACAGGAGACACTGAAAAAGAAGACAGGCTTCCTATCATTTGGGCTTGGCTGGCGAGAAAGGAACAAG GCAAAACAACCTGAAGAAACAAATGATGATAGCACTAGTAATGCAACATCTGAACCTAAATCTCCTGAAGAAAGCAAATCGGAAGATCTTTTGAATCCGGAGACAAAACGCTAG
- the LOC108810310 gene encoding uncharacterized protein LOC108810310, which translates to MTIDMRTVECLRGRLLAERQVSRSAKEKAELITIKMEELEKRLKEEIRLREKAEKKLRFLMKKLEFIKGSRSSEGSEQSSSSQDSCFSSVSTSASNEGEGEEQEMDGNGLTSMEKELKFKAHTCFS; encoded by the exons atgACAATTGATATGAGAACTGTGGAGTGTCTAAGAGGGAGACTACTTGCAGAGAGGCAAGTTTCAAGGTCTGCAAAAGAAAAAGCAGAGCTCATTACCATAAag ATGGAAGAGCTGGAGAAACGTCTGAAAGAAGAGATTAGATTACGGGAGAAAGCAGAGAAGAAACTAAGGTTTCTGATGAAAAAGCTTGAATTCATAAAAGGATCGCGCAGTTCCGAGGGATCAGAGCAATCAAGTTCATCTCAAGATTCATGTTTCTCATCGGTTTCAACTTCAGCATCcaatgaaggagaaggagaagaacaaGAAATGGATGGAAATGGACTTACCTCCATGGAAAAAGAGTTAAAGTTCAAAGCTCATACATGTTTCTCCTAG